In a genomic window of Callithrix jacchus isolate 240 chromosome 22, calJac240_pri, whole genome shotgun sequence:
- the LOC100402826 gene encoding LOW QUALITY PROTEIN: kallikrein-2 (The sequence of the model RefSeq protein was modified relative to this genomic sequence to represent the inferred CDS: inserted 2 bases in 1 codon; substituted 1 base at 1 genomic stop codon): protein MSTLWGCPGAPPVGAHSCPLQKGVSSSLGCGKGMSVSHRNHNWVLPPWSLLQNSQFWLGWHNLFEPEDTGQSIPVSHSFPHPLYNMSLLKHQSLSPDENSSLDLMLLSLLEPAKITDTVKVLGLPTQEPALGTTCYPSGWGSIQPKEILHPKSLQYVSFHXCARAYSEKVTEFTLCAGLWTGGKDTCKGDSGGPLVCNGVLQGITSWGPEPCALPEKPGVYTKVVHYQKWINNTIMANLXVPLSHPYLQ from the exons ATGAGCACACTGTGGGGGTGTCCTGGTGCACCCCCAGTGGGTGCTCACAGCTGCCCATTGCAGAAAGGAGTAAGTAGCAGCCTGGGATGTGGGAAGGGAATGTCTGTGTCCCACAGGAATCACAACTGGGTACTTCCCCCGTGGTCACTTCTCCA GAATAGCCAGTTCTGGCTGGGTTGGCACAACCTGTTTGAGCCTGAAGACACAGGCCAGAGCATCCCTGTCAGCCACAGCTTCCCACATCCGCTGTACAATATGAGCCTTCTGAAACATCAAAGCCTTAGTCCAGATGAAAACTCCAGCCTCGACCTCATGCTGCTCAGCCTGTTGGAGCCTGCCAAGATCACAGACACTGTGAAGGTCCTGGGCCTGCCCACCCAGGAGCCAGCACTGGGGACCACCTGCTACCCCTCAGGCTGGGGCAGCATCCAACCGAAGGA AATCTTGCACCCAAAGAGTCTTCAGTATGTGAGCTTCCA GTGTGCCAGAGCTTACTCTGAGAAGGTGACAGAGTTCACGTTGTGTGCTGGGCTCTGGACAGGCGGAAAAGACACTTGCAAG GGTGATTCTGGGGGTCCACTTGTCTGTAATGGTGTGCTTCAAGGTATCACGTCATGGGGTCCTGAGCCATGTGCCCTGCCTGAAAAGCCTGGTGTGTACACCAAGGTGGTGCATTACCAGAAGTGGATCAACAACACCATCATGGCCAACCTCTGAGTGCCCCTGTCCCACCCCTACCTCCAGTAA